In the Pseudomonas sp. DTU_2021_1001937_2_SI_NGA_ILE_001 genome, one interval contains:
- a CDS encoding tetratricopeptide repeat protein gives MNKSSALFLALVLLGGCQSMAPVDSSSAQAQKEPTPTPKEQPTVYGSFTQDTLYSLLVAELAGQRNRFDIALDNYVTQAVSTQDPGVSERAFRIAEYVGADEAALDTALIWARNDPSNLESQRAAAIQLARAGRYDDSMRYMERVLQGQGDTHFDFLALAAAETDTDTRTALIKSFDRLLAKYPSNGQLIFGKALLLQQNGESEASLKLLEDNPPKDGEIAPILLRTRLLQSLGRGKEGLSILEKSLKKYPEDKRLRLTYARMLVEQNRMNDAKVQFANLLQQYPDDDDLRLSLALVCLEAKAWDEAAGYLEELVAREAHVDTAHLNLGRIFEERDDPQSALDEYAQVGPGQDFLPAQLRQADILISNGNAAEASRRLKEARDNQPDYAIQLYLIEAETLTANDHPERGWQVLGSALKQYPDDLNLLYTRAMLAEKRDNLAQMETDLRAILKRDPENAMALNALGYTLADRTTRYAEARELIEKAHQITPDDPAVLDSLGWVNFRMGNLEEAERLLREALQRFPDHEVAAHLGEVLWARGKEREARQVWAKALEDQPDSPVLRSTVQRLTGSEKL, from the coding sequence ATGAATAAATCCTCCGCGTTGTTCCTCGCCCTCGTGTTGCTCGGCGGCTGCCAGTCCATGGCGCCGGTCGACTCGTCCTCGGCGCAGGCCCAGAAAGAACCGACCCCGACACCGAAAGAACAGCCGACGGTGTACGGTTCGTTCACCCAGGACACGCTGTACAGCCTGCTGGTCGCTGAGCTGGCGGGGCAACGCAACCGCTTCGACATTGCCCTGGACAACTACGTGACCCAGGCGGTCAGCACCCAGGACCCGGGCGTCTCCGAGCGGGCTTTCCGTATCGCCGAATACGTCGGCGCCGATGAAGCGGCGCTGGACACCGCGCTGATCTGGGCACGCAACGACCCGAGCAACCTGGAGTCGCAGCGCGCCGCGGCCATCCAGCTGGCCCGTGCCGGTCGCTACGACGACTCCATGCGCTACATGGAGCGGGTCCTGCAGGGTCAGGGCGATACGCACTTCGACTTCCTCGCCCTGGCGGCCGCGGAAACCGACACCGACACCCGCACCGCCCTGATCAAGAGCTTCGACCGCCTGCTGGCCAAGTACCCCAGCAATGGCCAGCTGATCTTCGGCAAGGCCCTGCTGCTGCAGCAGAATGGCGAATCCGAAGCCTCCCTGAAGCTGCTCGAGGACAACCCGCCGAAAGACGGCGAGATCGCCCCGATCCTGCTGCGCACCCGCCTGCTACAGAGCCTCGGGCGCGGCAAGGAAGGCCTGTCCATCCTGGAGAAGAGCCTCAAGAAATACCCCGAGGACAAGCGCCTGCGCCTGACCTACGCACGCATGCTGGTCGAACAGAACCGCATGAACGATGCCAAGGTGCAGTTCGCCAACCTGCTGCAACAGTACCCTGACGATGACGACCTGCGCCTGTCGCTGGCCCTGGTCTGTCTTGAAGCCAAGGCCTGGGACGAAGCCGCCGGCTATCTCGAAGAACTGGTGGCGCGTGAAGCCCACGTCGACACCGCGCACCTGAACCTGGGGCGCATCTTCGAAGAGCGCGACGATCCGCAGAGCGCCCTGGACGAATACGCCCAGGTCGGTCCCGGCCAGGACTTCCTGCCGGCCCAGCTGCGCCAGGCCGACATCCTGATCAGCAACGGCAACGCTGCCGAAGCCTCGCGGCGCCTCAAGGAGGCCCGCGACAACCAGCCCGACTACGCCATCCAGCTGTACCTGATCGAAGCCGAGACGCTGACCGCCAACGACCACCCCGAGCGTGGCTGGCAAGTGCTGGGCAGCGCGCTCAAGCAGTACCCGGACGACCTCAACCTGCTGTACACCCGCGCCATGCTGGCCGAGAAGCGTGACAACCTGGCGCAGATGGAAACCGACCTGCGCGCCATTCTCAAGCGCGACCCGGAAAACGCCATGGCCCTCAATGCCCTGGGCTATACGCTGGCTGACCGTACCACCCGCTATGCCGAAGCCCGCGAGCTGATCGAGAAGGCCCACCAGATCACTCCCGACGACCCGGCCGTGCTCGACAGCCTGGGCTGGGTGAATTTCCGCATGGGCAACCTCGAAGAGGCCGAGCGCCTGCTGCGCGAGGCCCTGCAGCGCTTCCCCGACCACGAAGTGGCGGCCCACCTGGGCGAAGTGCTCTGGGCCAGAGGCAAGGAGCGCGAAGCCCGCCAGGTATGGGCCAAAGCCCTCGAAGACCAACCCGACAGCCCCGTACTGCGCAGCACCGTGCAGCGCCTGACCGGTTCAGAGAAGTTGTAA
- the hemA gene encoding glutamyl-tRNA reductase → MAFLALGINHKTASVDVRERVAFTPEQLVEALQQLCRLTDSREAAILSTCNRSELYIEHDHLGADAVLAWLADYHRLDLDELRASAYVHQEDEAVRHMMRVASGLDSLVLGEPQILGQMKSAYAVAREAGTVGPLLGRLFQATFSAAKQVRTDTAIGENPVSVAFAAVSLAKQIFSDLQRSQALLIGAGETITLVARHLRDLGVRRIVVANRTLERASVLAAEFGAHAVLLSDIPAELVNSDIVISSTASQLPILGKGAVESALKLRKHKPIFMVDIAVPRDIEAQVGELDDVYLYTVDDLHEVVAENLKSRQGAALAAEALVEAGTAEFMSRLRELAAVDVLKAYRQQSERLRDEELGKALRLLANGGNPEEVLVQLARGLTNKLLHAPSVQLKKLSAEGRVDALAMAQELFALGEGQTDKSPQ, encoded by the coding sequence ATGGCCTTCCTTGCACTTGGTATCAACCATAAGACTGCCTCGGTAGACGTGCGCGAGCGCGTGGCGTTCACGCCTGAGCAACTGGTTGAAGCCCTGCAGCAGCTCTGCCGCCTGACCGACAGCCGCGAAGCGGCGATCCTGTCGACCTGCAACCGCAGTGAACTGTACATCGAACACGATCACCTGGGGGCCGATGCGGTACTCGCCTGGCTGGCCGATTACCACCGGCTGGACCTTGACGAGCTGCGCGCCAGTGCCTATGTGCACCAGGAAGATGAAGCCGTGCGGCACATGATGCGCGTGGCCTCCGGCCTCGACTCGCTGGTGCTGGGCGAGCCGCAGATCCTCGGGCAGATGAAGTCCGCCTATGCCGTGGCCCGCGAGGCCGGTACGGTGGGGCCATTGCTCGGCCGCCTATTCCAGGCCACCTTCAGTGCCGCCAAGCAGGTGCGCACCGACACCGCCATCGGCGAGAACCCGGTCTCGGTGGCCTTTGCCGCGGTCAGCCTGGCCAAGCAGATCTTCAGCGACCTGCAACGCAGCCAGGCGCTGCTGATCGGCGCCGGCGAGACCATCACCCTGGTCGCCCGCCACTTGCGTGACCTGGGCGTGCGGCGCATCGTGGTCGCCAATCGCACCCTGGAGCGCGCCAGCGTCCTGGCGGCCGAGTTCGGCGCCCATGCGGTGCTGCTCTCGGACATTCCGGCCGAGCTGGTCAACAGTGACATCGTCATCAGTTCCACCGCCAGCCAGTTGCCGATCCTCGGCAAGGGCGCGGTGGAAAGCGCGCTGAAACTGCGCAAGCACAAGCCGATCTTCATGGTCGACATCGCCGTGCCGCGGGATATCGAGGCGCAGGTCGGCGAGCTTGACGACGTCTACCTTTACACCGTCGACGATCTGCACGAGGTGGTCGCGGAAAACCTCAAGTCGCGCCAGGGTGCCGCGCTGGCGGCCGAAGCGCTGGTCGAGGCGGGGACTGCGGAATTCATGTCGCGCCTGCGCGAACTGGCGGCGGTGGATGTGCTCAAGGCCTACCGCCAGCAGAGCGAGCGCCTGCGCGACGAAGAACTGGGCAAGGCGCTGCGCCTGCTCGCCAACGGCGGCAATCCCGAGGAAGTCCTCGTGCAGCTGGCCCGTGGCCTGACCAACAAACTGCTGCACGCCCCCAGCGTGCAACTCAAGAAGCTGTCCGCCGAAGGCCGCGTCGATGCGCTGGCCATGGCCCAGGAACTATTCGCCCTCGGTGAGGGCCAGACGGATAAATCCCCGCAATGA
- the prfA gene encoding peptide chain release factor 1, whose protein sequence is MKASLLNKLDVLNDRFEELTALLGDAEVISDQTRFRAYSREYAEVEPVIEAYKQRVKVLADLEGAQALLKDSDPDLREMAAEEVREGKQQLLDLEAQLQRMLLPKDPNDGRNVFLEIRAGTGGDEAAIFSGDLFRMYSRYAERRGWRVEVLSENEGEHGGYKEIIARVEGESVYGKLKFESGAHRVQRVPETESQGRIHTSACTVAVLAEPDEQQAIEINPAELRIDTYRASGAGGQHVNKTDSAIRITHLPTGIVVECQEERSQHKNRARAMSWLSAKLNDMQASAAANAIASERKLLVGSGDRSERIRTYNYPQGRVTDHRINLTLYSLDEVLAGGVDAVIEPLLAEYQADQLAALGE, encoded by the coding sequence ATGAAAGCTTCACTGCTCAACAAGCTGGACGTGCTCAACGACCGTTTCGAGGAACTGACCGCGCTGCTGGGCGACGCGGAAGTGATCAGCGACCAGACCAGATTCCGTGCCTACTCGCGTGAATACGCCGAGGTCGAGCCGGTGATCGAAGCCTACAAGCAGCGCGTGAAGGTGCTTGCCGACCTGGAGGGCGCCCAGGCGCTGCTCAAGGACAGCGACCCGGACCTGCGCGAAATGGCCGCCGAGGAAGTGCGCGAGGGCAAGCAGCAACTGCTGGACCTCGAAGCCCAGTTGCAGCGCATGCTGCTGCCTAAGGACCCCAACGACGGTCGCAACGTGTTCCTGGAAATTCGTGCCGGGACCGGCGGCGACGAGGCGGCGATTTTCTCCGGCGACCTGTTCCGCATGTACTCGCGCTACGCCGAGCGGCGCGGCTGGCGGGTCGAGGTGCTGTCCGAGAACGAAGGCGAGCACGGCGGCTACAAGGAAATCATCGCCCGGGTCGAAGGCGAGAGCGTCTACGGCAAGCTCAAGTTCGAGTCCGGCGCGCATCGCGTGCAGCGCGTACCGGAAACCGAATCCCAGGGGCGCATCCACACCTCGGCCTGCACCGTGGCGGTGCTGGCCGAGCCGGACGAGCAGCAGGCCATCGAAATCAATCCGGCGGAACTGCGCATCGATACCTACCGTGCTTCGGGAGCCGGTGGTCAGCACGTCAACAAGACCGACTCGGCGATCCGTATCACGCACTTGCCGACCGGTATCGTGGTCGAGTGCCAGGAAGAACGTTCGCAGCACAAGAACCGCGCCCGTGCGATGTCCTGGCTGTCTGCCAAGCTCAACGACATGCAGGCCAGTGCGGCAGCGAACGCCATCGCCAGCGAGCGCAAGCTGCTGGTGGGCTCCGGCGACCGTTCCGAGCGCATTCGTACCTACAACTATCCGCAAGGGCGGGTCACCGATCACCGCATCAACCTGACCCTCTATTCTCTGGATGAAGTGCTCGCCGGTGGTGTCGACGCAGTGATCGAACCGCTGCTCGCCGAATACCAGGCAGACCAACTCGCGGCACTGGGTGAATAA
- the prmC gene encoding peptide chain release factor N(5)-glutamine methyltransferase: protein MTIIASLLRSAELPDSPTARLDAELLLAAALGKPRSFLHTWPERIVSTEAAQAFAGFLERRRTGEPVAYILGQQGFWKLDLEVAPHTLIPRPETEMLVEAALELIPGFAAVRVLDLGTGSGAIALALANEKRNWTVTAVDRVPEAVELAERNRQRLHLDNARVLQSHWFEALAGERFDLILSNPPYIAASDPHLSQGDVRFEPSSALVSGADGLDDLRVIIAGALEHLEPGGWLMLEHGYDQGAAVRELLVQHGYQRVQTRRDLGEHERISFGCLPC from the coding sequence ATGACCATCATCGCCAGCTTGCTCAGAAGCGCTGAACTTCCCGATTCACCCACCGCGCGCCTGGACGCCGAGTTGCTGCTCGCCGCCGCGCTGGGCAAACCCCGCAGCTTTCTGCACACCTGGCCAGAGCGCATCGTCAGTACCGAGGCGGCTCAGGCCTTCGCCGGCTTCCTGGAGCGGCGCCGCACCGGCGAGCCGGTGGCCTACATCCTGGGCCAGCAGGGCTTCTGGAAGCTCGACCTTGAAGTGGCGCCCCACACCCTGATTCCGCGTCCGGAAACCGAAATGCTGGTCGAGGCGGCGCTGGAGCTGATCCCCGGCTTCGCGGCGGTCCGCGTACTGGACCTGGGCACCGGCAGCGGTGCCATTGCCCTGGCCCTGGCCAATGAGAAGCGCAACTGGACGGTGACGGCGGTAGACCGCGTGCCGGAAGCCGTGGAACTGGCCGAGCGCAATCGCCAGCGCCTGCACTTGGACAACGCGCGCGTCTTGCAGAGCCACTGGTTCGAAGCCCTGGCCGGTGAGCGCTTCGACCTGATCCTCAGCAACCCGCCTTATATAGCGGCCAGCGACCCGCACCTGAGCCAGGGCGATGTGCGTTTCGAACCCAGCAGCGCGCTGGTGTCCGGTGCCGACGGCCTGGACGACCTGCGGGTGATCATCGCCGGGGCACTGGAGCATCTTGAACCCGGTGGCTGGCTGATGCTCGAACACGGCTACGACCAGGGCGCGGCCGTGCGCGAGCTGCTGGTGCAGCACGGTTACCAGCGTGTGCAGACCCGCCGCGACCTGGGCGAGCACGAGCGCATCAGCTTCGGGTGCCTGCCGTGCTGA
- a CDS encoding molybdopterin-synthase adenylyltransferase MoeB — translation MLNDEELLRYSRQILLQQIDIDGQLRLQASRVLIVGVGGLGSPVALYLAAAGVGELHLADFDQVDLTNLQRQVVHDSASVGQPKVDSAMSRLAALNPLVRVVPHRQALDSDSLAAAVAAVDLVLDCCDNFSTREAVNAACFAAGKPLVSGAAIRLEGQLSVFDPRRADSPCYHCLYGHGSDAELTCSEAGVVGPLVGLVGSLQALEALKLLAGFGEPMVGRLLLIDALGTRFRELKVRRDPACEVCGA, via the coding sequence GTGCTGAACGACGAGGAACTGCTGCGCTACAGCCGGCAGATTCTGCTGCAACAGATCGACATCGACGGGCAACTGCGCCTGCAGGCCAGCCGCGTGCTGATCGTCGGGGTCGGCGGCCTGGGCTCGCCGGTGGCCTTGTACCTGGCCGCTGCGGGCGTCGGCGAACTGCACCTGGCCGATTTCGACCAGGTCGACCTGACCAACCTGCAGCGCCAGGTGGTGCACGACAGCGCCAGCGTCGGTCAGCCGAAGGTCGACTCGGCGATGAGCCGCCTGGCAGCCCTGAACCCACTGGTGCGCGTGGTGCCGCATCGCCAGGCCCTGGATAGCGATTCCCTGGCCGCCGCGGTCGCGGCAGTCGACCTGGTGCTGGATTGCTGCGACAACTTCTCCACCCGCGAAGCGGTCAACGCGGCCTGTTTCGCAGCAGGCAAGCCGTTGGTCAGCGGTGCGGCGATTCGTCTGGAAGGTCAGCTGTCGGTGTTCGACCCACGTCGCGCCGACAGCCCTTGCTATCACTGCCTCTATGGGCACGGCAGCGATGCCGAACTGACCTGCAGCGAAGCCGGCGTGGTTGGTCCGCTGGTCGGTCTGGTGGGCAGCCTGCAGGCGCTGGAGGCCTTGAAGCTGCTGGCCGGGTTCGGTGAACCCATGGTCGGCCGGTTGTTGCTGATCGATGCCCTGGGCACGCGCTTTCGTGAACTCAAGGTCCGCCGTGACCCGGCCTGTGAGGTATGTGGTGCATGA
- the murI gene encoding glutamate racemase: protein MNDVHMSHGAEAPVAVFDSGVGGLSVLAEIRDLLPAESLYYLADAGHVPYGEKSPAFIVQRCLTIAEFFHAQGAKALVLACNTATAAAAAVLRERYPDWPLVAMEPAVKPAAAATRSGVVGVLATTGTLQSARFAALLDRFAADVRVVTQPCPGLVELIETGDLQGPAITRMLQGYVQPLLAEGCDTLILGCTHYPFLKPLLRQMLPPGISLIDTGAAVARQLERLLAQRELLAQGPARQTQFWTSGDPDNLGKILPTLWKSSDSVRSFVL, encoded by the coding sequence ATGAATGACGTGCACATGAGCCATGGGGCCGAGGCGCCGGTGGCGGTGTTCGATTCCGGGGTCGGCGGCCTGTCGGTGCTGGCCGAGATCCGTGACCTGCTGCCTGCCGAGTCGCTGTATTACCTGGCCGACGCCGGGCACGTGCCCTATGGCGAAAAAAGCCCGGCGTTCATCGTCCAGCGCTGCCTGACGATTGCCGAGTTTTTCCACGCCCAGGGTGCCAAGGCCCTGGTGCTGGCTTGCAACACCGCGACAGCCGCAGCGGCGGCCGTGCTGCGTGAACGCTACCCGGACTGGCCGCTAGTGGCCATGGAGCCGGCAGTCAAGCCGGCCGCCGCTGCCACGCGCAGTGGCGTGGTGGGCGTGCTGGCCACCACCGGCACCTTGCAGAGCGCGCGCTTCGCGGCACTGCTCGACCGTTTCGCCGCCGATGTGCGAGTGGTCACCCAACCTTGCCCAGGCCTGGTGGAGCTGATCGAGACCGGCGACCTGCAAGGCCCGGCCATCACCCGGATGTTGCAGGGCTATGTGCAGCCCTTGCTGGCCGAAGGCTGCGACACGCTGATTCTGGGCTGTACCCACTACCCATTTCTCAAGCCCCTGTTGCGCCAGATGCTGCCCCCAGGCATCAGTCTGATCGACACCGGTGCCGCGGTAGCCCGCCAGTTAGAGCGTCTGCTGGCTCAGCGCGAGCTGCTGGCGCAGGGGCCAGCCCGCCAGACGCAGTTCTGGACAAGTGGCGATCCGGACAATTTAGGAAAAATCCTACCAACGCTGTGGAAAAGTTCTGACAGTGTGCGAAGCTTCGTCTTGTAA
- a CDS encoding acyloxyacyl hydrolase, with translation MKRLFCVAALAAAAMGQVAVAQADGIEFSVGHTSQSTMTYRLGAQFDWDKSWLQSDVGRLTGYWDAAYTYWDSDNFKDNHSLSFSPVFVYEFAGNSVKPYIEAGIGISAFSNTQVEDNKLGSSFNFEDRIGFGLRFPGGHEVGIRATHYSNAGLKEPNDGIESYALHYKLPF, from the coding sequence ATGAAACGACTTTTTTGCGTGGCTGCACTGGCAGCTGCCGCGATGGGGCAGGTAGCGGTCGCTCAGGCCGATGGCATCGAGTTTTCCGTGGGGCACACCAGCCAGTCGACCATGACCTACCGTCTGGGCGCGCAGTTCGACTGGGACAAGAGCTGGCTGCAAAGTGATGTCGGTCGTCTGACCGGCTACTGGGACGCCGCCTACACCTACTGGGACAGCGACAACTTCAAGGACAATCATTCCCTGTCGTTCTCGCCCGTGTTCGTCTACGAGTTCGCCGGCAACAGCGTCAAGCCGTACATCGAGGCGGGTATCGGCATCTCGGCGTTCTCCAACACCCAGGTGGAAGACAACAAGCTGGGCAGCTCCTTCAACTTCGAAGACCGTATCGGTTTCGGCCTGCGCTTCCCTGGCGGCCACGAAGTGGGCATCCGCGCCACGCACTATTCCAACGCTGGCCTGAAAGAGCCGAACGACGGCATCGAAAGCTACGCGCTGCACTACAAGCTGCCGTTCTGA
- the phrB gene encoding deoxyribodipyrimidine photo-lyase — MQLLWLRSDLRTHDNTALNAALSDGPTVAVYLLSPAQWQRHDDADCKVDFWLRNLVELEKALAHLNVPLLIREADTWDKAPEVLVKLCRELQVQTVHANEEYGINESARDQAVQQALDKAGIAWRSHLDQLLFAPGSVLTKSDQYFQVFSQFRKVCYARLHSAPPRPQRLHSAQAPLKLSSDKVPGKVKGFDAPSDALRALWPAGEKEAKRRLDAFCDEAIHYYDSERDFPAKPGTSQLSAYLAAGVISPRQCLQAALNANQGEFESGNKGIVTWVSELIWREFYKHILVGYPRVSRHRAFRSETEALPWRRAPKDLEAWQQGRTGLPIVDAAMRQMLETGWMHNRLRMVVAMFLTKNLLIDWREGERFFMRHLIDGDLAANNGGWQWSASTGTDAAPYFRIFNPISQSEKFDPDGRFIKEWLPELAELNKKDVHDPSAAGGLFGVKGYPQPIVDLRSSRTRALEAFKSLPHRQVEREA; from the coding sequence ATGCAATTGCTCTGGCTACGCAGCGACCTGCGCACCCACGACAACACCGCACTCAATGCCGCCCTGAGCGACGGGCCGACGGTCGCCGTGTACCTGCTCAGCCCGGCACAGTGGCAACGGCATGACGACGCCGACTGCAAGGTGGACTTCTGGCTGCGCAACCTGGTGGAACTGGAAAAGGCACTGGCGCACCTGAACGTGCCGCTGCTGATCCGCGAGGCCGACACCTGGGACAAGGCCCCCGAGGTACTGGTGAAACTGTGCCGCGAGCTGCAGGTGCAGACCGTGCATGCCAACGAGGAATATGGCATCAACGAAAGCGCGCGCGATCAGGCCGTGCAGCAGGCCCTGGACAAGGCCGGGATTGCCTGGCGCAGCCACCTCGACCAGCTGCTGTTCGCCCCTGGCAGCGTGCTGACCAAGAGCGACCAGTATTTCCAGGTGTTCAGCCAGTTCCGCAAGGTCTGCTATGCCCGCCTGCACAGCGCGCCACCCAGGCCGCAGCGCCTGCACAGCGCCCAGGCGCCGTTGAAACTCAGCAGCGACAAGGTGCCGGGCAAGGTCAAGGGCTTCGACGCTCCCAGCGACGCCTTGCGCGCGCTGTGGCCGGCCGGCGAGAAAGAGGCCAAGCGGCGCCTCGATGCCTTCTGCGACGAAGCGATCCACTACTACGACAGCGAACGCGACTTTCCTGCCAAGCCAGGCACCAGCCAGCTGTCTGCCTACCTGGCGGCCGGCGTGATTTCACCACGCCAGTGCCTGCAGGCCGCGCTGAATGCCAACCAAGGCGAATTCGAAAGCGGTAACAAGGGCATCGTCACCTGGGTCAGCGAGCTGATCTGGCGCGAGTTCTACAAACACATTCTGGTGGGCTACCCGCGCGTATCGCGGCACCGCGCCTTTCGCAGCGAAACCGAGGCGCTGCCCTGGCGCCGCGCGCCGAAGGACCTGGAAGCCTGGCAGCAGGGGCGTACCGGCCTGCCGATCGTCGACGCCGCCATGCGTCAGATGCTGGAAACCGGGTGGATGCACAACCGCCTGCGCATGGTCGTGGCGATGTTCCTGACCAAGAATTTGCTGATCGACTGGCGCGAAGGCGAGCGCTTCTTCATGCGCCACCTGATCGACGGCGACCTGGCCGCCAACAACGGCGGGTGGCAGTGGAGTGCCTCGACCGGCACCGATGCAGCGCCGTACTTCCGCATTTTCAATCCGATTTCCCAGTCGGAGAAATTCGATCCCGATGGCCGCTTCATCAAAGAGTGGCTGCCGGAACTGGCGGAGCTGAACAAGAAAGACGTACACGACCCATCGGCCGCAGGCGGGCTGTTCGGCGTAAAAGGTTATCCACAGCCCATAGTCGACCTGCGCAGTAGCAGGACCCGAGCCTTGGAAGCCTTCAAGAGCCTGCCGCATCGGCAAGTGGAAAGAGAGGCTTGA
- a CDS encoding MerR family transcriptional regulator has translation MHTPSDTSEDPQPGRLPDGWLPIREVARQTGVNAVTLRAWERRYGLIVPHRTAKGHRLYSDEHVQRIRNILTWLNRGVSVSQVKALLDAAVPDISRPGNDWEELRRSLLGGIAALAERRVDDLFNRAMSLYPPRTICEQLLLPLLAELERRWQTQFGGQMERMFFYSWLRSKFGARTYHNNRQVSGPGLLLVNQSNSPFEPHLWLAAWLISSADCPVEVFDGPLPPGELAMACDYLKPRAVLLYSTQILNLTQLPRVLANVHCPILLGGPAVVIHREELPGHVEGIANLSFARDPLEVHSELNRLGII, from the coding sequence ATGCATACACCTTCCGACACTTCCGAAGACCCTCAGCCGGGACGCCTGCCGGATGGCTGGCTGCCGATCCGTGAAGTCGCCCGCCAGACCGGCGTCAACGCCGTCACCCTGCGCGCCTGGGAGCGCCGTTACGGGCTGATCGTTCCGCACCGTACCGCCAAGGGGCATCGCCTGTACTCCGATGAACATGTACAGCGCATCAGGAACATACTGACCTGGCTCAACCGCGGTGTGTCGGTCAGTCAGGTCAAGGCGCTGCTGGACGCCGCTGTCCCGGACATCAGCCGCCCCGGCAACGACTGGGAAGAACTGCGCCGCTCGCTGCTGGGTGGCATCGCCGCGCTGGCCGAACGCCGGGTCGACGACCTGTTCAACCGGGCCATGTCGCTCTATCCACCACGGACCATCTGCGAACAACTGTTGCTGCCGCTGCTGGCCGAACTGGAACGCCGCTGGCAGACGCAGTTCGGCGGGCAGATGGAGCGCATGTTTTTCTACTCTTGGTTGCGCAGCAAGTTCGGCGCTCGCACCTACCACAACAACCGCCAGGTCAGCGGCCCGGGGCTGTTGCTGGTCAATCAGTCCAACTCGCCGTTCGAACCTCACCTGTGGCTGGCCGCCTGGCTGATCAGCAGTGCCGACTGCCCCGTGGAAGTCTTCGATGGCCCGCTGCCGCCCGGTGAACTGGCCATGGCCTGCGACTACCTCAAGCCGCGCGCAGTGCTGCTGTATTCCACCCAGATTCTCAACCTGACCCAGTTGCCCCGCGTCCTGGCCAACGTCCATTGCCCGATTCTGCTCGGCGGCCCCGCCGTGGTGATCCACCGCGAAGAGCTGCCCGGACACGTCGAGGGCATCGCCAACCTGAGCTTTGCCCGTGACCCGCTCGAAGTCCACAGCGAGCTGAACAGGCTCGGAATCATCTAA
- a CDS encoding DUF523 and DUF1722 domain-containing protein, whose translation MSVSPSEKPKLGVSACLMGVEVRYNGGHKQSDLCTGALREYFDFVPACPEVAIGLGIPRETIRLVGDPERPQAVGNVHPELNVTRQLAEYGEHMAGEMTDISGYIFMQKSPSCGLERVKVYRDNGAPFDGGGRGIYAQAFCERQPDLPVEEDGRLNDPALRENFITRVYAYAAWQRLLRDGLSRRALTEFHSRYKYQLMACDVTQYKALGKMLGSMGRSDPEEVGPQYFSLLMNALKKCATRGSHTNVLQHLCGYLKQTLSAGDKQELQGLINQYHQGIVPLIVPLTLLKHHFRHHPDPYVALQVYMQPHPEPLSLRNAI comes from the coding sequence ATGTCCGTATCCCCCTCTGAAAAACCCAAGCTGGGTGTCAGCGCCTGCCTGATGGGCGTCGAGGTGCGTTACAACGGTGGACACAAGCAATCCGACCTGTGCACCGGCGCCCTGCGCGAGTATTTCGACTTCGTTCCTGCCTGCCCGGAAGTCGCCATTGGCCTGGGCATCCCGCGTGAGACCATTCGGCTGGTCGGTGATCCCGAGCGGCCCCAGGCGGTCGGCAACGTACACCCGGAGCTGAACGTCACGCGGCAACTCGCCGAATACGGTGAGCACATGGCCGGCGAGATGACCGATATCAGCGGCTACATTTTCATGCAGAAGTCGCCCTCCTGCGGCCTGGAACGGGTCAAGGTCTACCGTGACAACGGCGCGCCTTTCGACGGCGGCGGCCGCGGCATCTATGCCCAGGCGTTCTGCGAGCGGCAGCCCGACCTGCCGGTGGAGGAAGACGGCCGGCTCAACGACCCGGCGCTGCGCGAGAATTTCATCACCCGTGTCTATGCGTACGCCGCCTGGCAACGCTTGCTCAGGGACGGCCTGAGCCGACGCGCGCTGACCGAATTCCACTCGCGCTACAAGTACCAGCTCATGGCTTGTGACGTCACGCAGTACAAGGCACTGGGCAAGATGCTCGGCAGCATGGGCCGCAGCGACCCCGAAGAGGTCGGCCCGCAATACTTCAGCCTGCTGATGAACGCCTTGAAGAAATGCGCCACCCGAGGCAGCCACACCAATGTGCTGCAGCACCTGTGCGGCTATCTCAAGCAGACCCTCAGCGCCGGCGACAAGCAGGAGCTGCAGGGACTGATCAACCAGTATCACCAGGGGATCGTGCCGCTGATCGTGCCACTGACCCTGCTCAAACACCATTTCCGTCACCACCCGGACCCGTACGTGGCCCTGCAGGTTTACATGCAGCCACATCCGGAGCCGCTCAGCCTGCGCAACGCCATCTGA
- a CDS encoding TIGR02450 family Trp-rich protein encodes MNRINPRKLLLSKWTAAAPQNREKHFLVTELFRDEEGTVLEIELQAVLTQRSERLPWQVLQDADRWRMGWK; translated from the coding sequence TTGAACCGCATCAACCCCCGCAAACTGCTGCTGTCGAAGTGGACGGCAGCAGCCCCGCAGAATCGCGAGAAGCATTTTCTGGTGACCGAGCTATTCCGCGACGAGGAAGGTACGGTGCTGGAAATCGAACTGCAGGCCGTATTGACCCAGCGTAGCGAGCGCTTGCCCTGGCAAGTGTTGCAGGATGCCGATCGCTGGCGGATGGGCTGGAAGTAG